A part of Trichocoleus sp. FACHB-46 genomic DNA contains:
- a CDS encoding GFA family protein — protein sequence MRYEIRAEPLTLYACHCKECPKQSSSAFGLSMPVPRAAVVILQGQPKQWQRVSDSGREVSCLFCGERGTRLFHNPARNAKITNVKAGTLDDTSWLKPVGNLWTQSSQK from the coding sequence ATTCGATACGAGATTCGGGCTGAACCTCTGACGCTTTATGCGTGTCACTGCAAAGAATGTCCAAAGCAATCTTCTAGTGCCTTTGGCCTGTCAATGCCTGTTCCTCGTGCCGCAGTTGTCATTCTTCAAGGGCAACCGAAACAATGGCAGCGAGTCTCGGATAGCGGGCGTGAAGTGAGTTGCTTGTTTTGTGGAGAACGCGGAACCAGGCTGTTCCATAACCCGGCTCGAAACGCCAAAATTACCAATGTAAAAGCTGGAACCTTAGATGATACAAGTTGGCTCAAGCCCGTTGGCAACTTGTGGACTCAAAGTTCGCAAAAGTAG